The following are encoded together in the Bradyrhizobium algeriense genome:
- the fumC gene encoding class II fumarate hydratase, which produces MARTETSGNKSTRSETDSFGPIDVPADRYWGAQTERSRQNFKIGQDRMPIAIVHALGIVKLAAAQTNRELGLLDARRAGAIIRAAREVIEGKLDDHFPLVVWQTGSGTQTNMNLNEVIANRANQMLGGELGAKKPVHPNDHVNMSQSSNDSFPTAMHIAAAGRIIADLIPALDELHRELRKKEKAFAKIVKIGRTHTQDATPLTLGQEFSGYAAQVESGMARLRIAVKDLFPLAQGGTAVGTGLNSKPRFAKLFAGHAAKITQLPFTSAPNKFEALASNDAYVSVHGAINSVATGLFKIANDIRLLGSGPRSGLGELILPENEPGSSIMPGKVNPTQCEAMTMVCCQVFGNQTTVTVAGSQGHFELNVYKPVLAYSMMHSIQLLSDATRSFTEHCVVGIRADEKRIRELMERSLMLVTALAPKIGYDNAAKVAKSAHARGTTLKEEAVRLGLVNDAEFERLVQPDKMTHPG; this is translated from the coding sequence ATGGCCCGCACAGAAACATCTGGAAACAAATCCACCCGCAGTGAGACCGACAGCTTCGGTCCGATCGACGTTCCCGCCGATCGCTATTGGGGCGCGCAAACCGAGCGCTCGCGACAGAATTTCAAGATTGGCCAGGACCGCATGCCGATCGCGATCGTCCATGCGCTCGGCATCGTCAAACTCGCCGCCGCCCAAACCAACCGGGAACTCGGATTGCTCGATGCGCGCCGCGCCGGCGCCATCATCCGTGCCGCACGCGAGGTGATCGAAGGCAAGCTTGACGATCACTTTCCTCTGGTCGTCTGGCAGACCGGCTCCGGCACCCAGACCAACATGAACCTGAACGAGGTGATCGCCAACCGCGCCAACCAGATGCTGGGCGGCGAACTCGGCGCCAAGAAACCGGTTCATCCCAACGATCACGTCAATATGAGTCAGTCGTCGAACGATTCATTTCCGACGGCGATGCATATCGCTGCCGCCGGACGCATCATCGCCGACCTGATTCCGGCGCTCGACGAATTGCATCGCGAATTGCGCAAGAAGGAAAAGGCCTTCGCAAAAATCGTCAAGATCGGGCGAACCCACACCCAGGACGCAACGCCATTGACGCTGGGACAGGAATTCTCGGGCTACGCCGCGCAGGTCGAAAGCGGCATGGCGCGGCTGCGCATCGCGGTGAAGGATTTGTTCCCGCTGGCGCAGGGCGGAACGGCTGTCGGCACCGGCCTCAACTCGAAACCGAGATTTGCGAAACTGTTCGCCGGGCACGCCGCGAAAATCACACAACTGCCGTTCACCAGCGCGCCCAACAAGTTCGAGGCACTGGCTTCCAACGACGCTTATGTCTCGGTGCATGGCGCAATCAATTCGGTGGCGACCGGCCTGTTCAAGATCGCCAACGACATTCGCCTGCTGGGCTCGGGCCCGCGTTCCGGTCTCGGCGAATTGATCCTGCCGGAAAACGAACCGGGCTCGTCGATCATGCCCGGCAAGGTCAACCCGACCCAGTGCGAAGCGATGACCATGGTCTGCTGTCAGGTGTTCGGTAACCAGACGACCGTCACCGTTGCCGGGAGCCAGGGGCATTTCGAACTGAATGTTTACAAGCCCGTATTGGCATATAGTATGATGCATTCCATTCAACTGCTGTCGGACGCGACGCGTTCGTTCACCGAACACTGCGTGGTGGGCATACGCGCCGACGAAAAGCGAATTCGCGAATTGATGGAGCGCTCGCTGATGCTGGTCACCGCGCTGGCTCCCAAGATCGGATACGACAACGCGGCGAAGGTCGCCAAATCGGCGCATGCGCGCGGAACAACATTGAAGGAAGAGGCTGTACGCCTCGGCCTTGTCAACGACGCCGAATTCGAACGCCTGGTGCAGCCGGACAAAATGACACACCCGGGCTGA
- a CDS encoding SspB family protein, with translation MATDHIRYDVLARDALRGVLRRVLTDAAEHGLPGEHHFFITFLSTADGVKLSPRLLAQYPEEMTIILQHQFWDLVVTEDRFEVGLSFGGIPERLVVPFAAIKSFLDPSVQFGLQFEPSETAAEAPAAKLPAVPAPSALPVAAPEPAAESKDEPAKTSEGAEVVRLDRFRKK, from the coding sequence ATGGCGACCGATCACATCCGTTATGACGTGCTGGCGCGCGACGCGCTGCGCGGGGTCCTGCGCCGCGTGCTCACCGACGCCGCCGAACACGGCCTGCCGGGCGAGCACCATTTCTTCATCACCTTCCTTTCCACCGCCGACGGCGTGAAGCTGTCGCCGCGGCTGCTCGCGCAATATCCGGAAGAAATGACGATCATCCTGCAGCATCAGTTCTGGGACCTGGTGGTGACGGAGGATCGTTTCGAGGTCGGCCTGTCATTCGGCGGCATCCCCGAGCGGCTGGTGGTTCCGTTCGCGGCGATCAAGAGCTTCCTCGATCCTTCGGTGCAGTTCGGCCTGCAGTTCGAGCCGTCGGAGACGGCGGCCGAGGCACCGGCGGCGAAGCTGCCGGCTGTCCCCGCTCCGTCCGCCCTGCCCGTCGCCGCGCCGGAGCCCGCCGCGGAAAGCAAGGACGAGCCGGCGAAGACGAGCGAAGGCGCTGAAGTGGTTCGGCTGGATCGTTTCCGCAAGAAATAA
- a CDS encoding tripartite tricarboxylate transporter TctB family protein, whose amino-acid sequence MNATPGHTPVESILPKWVRGPQDFIGGLALMAIALFALWASSDLQGMRGFSFGAGTAPRMFGFLLLGLGAAIALVGVFTEGAHLAKYHWRGPLFVSLAILSFAFTIRPMGMIFAAMASFVIAACGTPETRWVETLIVGACLTAFCSLLFPYALGLPLQLLPTFLIR is encoded by the coding sequence ATGAACGCCACGCCGGGCCATACGCCGGTTGAATCTATCTTGCCGAAATGGGTCCGCGGCCCGCAGGATTTTATCGGCGGCCTTGCGCTGATGGCCATCGCCCTGTTCGCCCTTTGGGCGTCGAGCGACCTGCAGGGCATGCGCGGATTTTCGTTCGGTGCCGGCACGGCGCCCCGGATGTTCGGATTTCTGCTGCTGGGCCTGGGCGCTGCCATCGCCCTCGTCGGCGTTTTCACCGAAGGCGCTCACCTCGCGAAATACCACTGGCGGGGTCCTCTGTTTGTGTCGCTGGCGATCCTGTCGTTTGCCTTCACGATCCGGCCGATGGGAATGATCTTCGCGGCCATGGCAAGCTTCGTCATCGCGGCATGCGGAACACCGGAGACACGGTGGGTGGAAACACTGATCGTCGGCGCCTGCCTGACGGCGTTCTGCAGCCTTTTGTTTCCTTACGCGCTCGGTCTGCCTTTGCAGCTCCTGCCGACTTTCTTGATCCGTTGA
- a CDS encoding tripartite tricarboxylate transporter permease, which translates to MGDIFSNLGLGFGVVFNLVQWTPAFLGGTSIPIPVNILLCLIGALVGTLVGVLPGIGTIATVAMLLPITFGLPPVGALIMLAGIYYGAQYGGSTTSILVNIPGEAGSVVTALDGFQMAKQGRAGPALAIAAIGSFFAGCVATVLIAVLGAPLTKLALAFGPAEYFSLMVLGLIFAVVLAKGSVLKAIAMIVLGLLLSMVGSDIETGASRMAFNIPELADGLGFATVAMGLFGFAEIIRNLDAGGESDRQLVQQKVSGLMPTAKDLKDAAPAIGRGTVLGSILGILPGGGAVIASFAAYTLEKKISKTPQKFGRGAIQGVAAPESANNAAAQTSFIPLLTLGIPPNAVMALMVGAMTIHGIVPGPQVMQKQPELVWGMIASMWVGNLMLLIINLPLVGIWVRLLRVPYRLMFPSIVIFCSIGIYSVNNAPVDVMLAGAFGLVGYWLIKHDFEPAPLLLGMVLGPLMEENLRRALLISRGDWSVFLTRPLSAVLMAIAAALLVLAVLPSLRKKRDEVFVESEN; encoded by the coding sequence ATGGGAGATATTTTCTCAAACCTTGGACTCGGCTTCGGTGTCGTTTTCAACCTCGTGCAGTGGACGCCGGCCTTTCTTGGCGGGACCTCCATTCCGATCCCCGTCAACATTCTGCTGTGCCTGATCGGCGCGCTGGTCGGCACGCTGGTGGGCGTGCTGCCGGGCATCGGCACCATCGCCACCGTGGCCATGCTGCTTCCGATCACGTTCGGCCTGCCGCCGGTCGGCGCGCTGATCATGCTGGCCGGCATCTATTATGGGGCGCAGTATGGCGGCTCGACCACGTCGATCCTGGTCAACATTCCCGGTGAGGCCGGCTCGGTGGTCACCGCGCTCGATGGCTTCCAGATGGCCAAACAAGGTCGCGCCGGTCCGGCACTGGCGATCGCGGCGATTGGATCGTTCTTCGCCGGCTGCGTCGCGACCGTTCTGATTGCCGTGCTGGGCGCGCCGCTCACCAAGCTCGCGCTGGCATTCGGGCCTGCCGAATATTTCTCGCTGATGGTGCTCGGCCTGATCTTCGCGGTCGTGCTCGCAAAGGGCTCGGTGCTGAAGGCGATCGCGATGATCGTGCTCGGACTGCTGCTGTCGATGGTGGGATCCGACATCGAAACCGGCGCATCGCGCATGGCTTTCAACATTCCCGAACTGGCTGACGGTCTCGGCTTCGCCACGGTGGCGATGGGACTGTTCGGTTTTGCGGAGATCATCCGCAATCTCGATGCCGGCGGTGAAAGCGATCGCCAGTTGGTTCAGCAAAAGGTCTCGGGCCTGATGCCGACGGCAAAGGATCTCAAGGATGCGGCGCCCGCGATCGGGCGCGGCACCGTGCTTGGATCGATCCTCGGCATTCTGCCGGGCGGCGGCGCCGTGATCGCATCGTTCGCGGCCTACACGCTCGAAAAGAAGATTTCGAAAACGCCCCAGAAGTTCGGCCGCGGCGCGATCCAGGGCGTTGCGGCGCCCGAAAGCGCCAACAATGCCGCCGCCCAGACCTCGTTCATCCCGCTCTTGACGCTCGGCATTCCGCCGAACGCGGTGATGGCGCTGATGGTCGGCGCGATGACCATTCACGGCATCGTGCCCGGTCCTCAGGTGATGCAGAAGCAGCCGGAACTCGTCTGGGGCATGATCGCCTCGATGTGGGTCGGCAATTTGATGCTGCTCATCATCAACCTGCCGCTGGTCGGCATCTGGGTGCGGCTGCTGCGGGTGCCGTATCGCCTGATGTTCCCGTCCATCGTGATCTTCTGTTCCATCGGCATCTACTCGGTGAACAACGCCCCGGTCGACGTCATGCTTGCCGGTGCATTCGGGCTGGTCGGCTACTGGCTGATCAAGCACGATTTCGAGCCGGCGCCGTTGCTGCTCGGCATGGTGCTCGGGCCGTTGATGGAAGAGAACCTGCGAAGGGCGCTTCTGATCTCGCGCGGTGACTGGTCAGTGTTCCTGACCCGCCCGTTGTCGGCGGTGCTGATGGCGATTGCCGCTGCCCTGCTGGTGCTTGCGGTACTGCCTTCGCTGCGCAAGAAGCGCGATGAGGTGTTTGTGGAGTCAGAAAACTGA
- a CDS encoding tripartite tricarboxylate transporter substrate binding protein BugD: MNWYGRSLASGCLAALAGLAVFTAQAQAQAYPTRSITMIVPFAAGGPTDVISRIVTGHMAQTLGQTIIIENVVGAGGTTATTRASKAANDGYTLITGHMGTHAASVPLYPKLAYHPEKDFEPVGLLAGTPILILARKDFPPKDLKEFITYVKANESKVNAAHAGVGSVSNVSCELLNSILGVKPIGVPFNGTGPAMNALVGGQVDYMCDQIVNAVPQINGGTIKAYAVATAERNPSLPDVPTTTEAGLPAFQAQAWNAIFAPKGTPADVVAKLNAAIVKALEDEGVRKRLLDLGSVIPAAADRTPAALGTLVKNEVAKWTPVLKPVN, from the coding sequence ATGAACTGGTATGGTCGCTCGCTTGCGAGCGGTTGCTTGGCTGCGCTTGCCGGACTGGCTGTGTTTACTGCGCAGGCGCAGGCTCAAGCCTATCCGACACGCAGCATCACCATGATCGTGCCGTTTGCGGCTGGCGGTCCGACCGATGTCATCTCGCGCATCGTCACCGGCCATATGGCGCAGACGCTCGGTCAAACCATCATCATCGAGAACGTGGTCGGCGCCGGCGGCACCACCGCCACCACACGCGCCTCGAAGGCAGCCAATGACGGCTATACGCTGATCACCGGGCATATGGGGACGCATGCGGCCTCCGTACCGCTTTATCCCAAGCTGGCCTATCATCCGGAGAAGGATTTCGAGCCTGTCGGCCTGCTCGCCGGCACGCCGATCCTGATCCTGGCGCGGAAGGATTTCCCGCCGAAGGACCTCAAGGAATTCATCACCTATGTGAAAGCGAATGAATCCAAGGTCAACGCGGCGCATGCCGGCGTCGGTTCGGTCTCGAACGTATCGTGCGAATTGTTGAACTCGATCCTGGGGGTCAAGCCGATCGGCGTTCCCTTCAACGGCACCGGGCCTGCGATGAACGCGCTGGTGGGCGGGCAGGTCGATTACATGTGCGACCAGATCGTCAATGCGGTGCCGCAGATCAACGGCGGCACGATCAAGGCCTATGCCGTGGCGACGGCGGAGCGCAATCCATCCCTGCCTGATGTTCCGACCACCACCGAGGCCGGTCTGCCGGCCTTCCAGGCTCAGGCGTGGAACGCGATTTTTGCGCCCAAGGGAACGCCAGCGGACGTCGTTGCCAAGTTGAACGCCGCGATCGTCAAGGCGCTGGAGGACGAGGGCGTGCGCAAGCGCCTGCTCGATCTCGGCAGCGTTATCCCGGCTGCCGCGGATCGCACCCCGGCTGCGTTGGGAACCCTGGTGAAGAACGAGGTCGCGAAGTGGACGCCGGTGCTCAAGCCGGTGAATTAA
- a CDS encoding thymidylate synthase → MNQYHDLLERILSDGAEKHDRTGTGTLSIFGHQMRFNLSVGFPMLTTKRLPLKAIVHELLWFLAGDTNIKYLKDNGVSIWDEWADANGDLGPVYGSQWRSWPAPDGRSIDQISNVIDMIKRNPDSRRLIVSAWNPADVDKMALPPCHCLFQFYVANGKLSCQLYQRSADVFLGVPFNIASYSLLTMMVAQVTGLKPGDFVHSFGDTHLYSNHLEQARLQLTRPTRQLPVMKINPDVKDIFAFRYEDFALEAYDPHPHIKAEVAV, encoded by the coding sequence ATGAACCAGTACCACGATCTGCTCGAACGGATTCTCTCAGACGGCGCGGAGAAGCACGACCGCACCGGCACCGGCACGCTGTCGATCTTCGGTCACCAGATGCGGTTCAACCTGTCGGTCGGGTTTCCGATGCTGACCACCAAGCGGTTGCCGCTGAAGGCGATCGTGCACGAATTGCTGTGGTTCCTCGCCGGCGACACCAACATCAAATATCTCAAGGACAATGGCGTTTCGATCTGGGATGAATGGGCCGACGCCAACGGCGATCTGGGTCCGGTCTACGGATCGCAGTGGCGCTCCTGGCCGGCGCCGGACGGGCGCAGCATCGACCAGATTTCCAACGTCATCGACATGATCAAGCGCAACCCGGATTCGCGGCGGCTGATCGTGAGCGCGTGGAATCCGGCCGACGTCGACAAGATGGCGCTGCCGCCCTGTCATTGCCTGTTTCAGTTCTATGTCGCCAACGGCAAGCTGTCCTGCCAGCTCTATCAGCGCTCGGCCGACGTGTTCCTCGGTGTCCCCTTCAACATCGCGTCCTATTCGTTGCTGACCATGATGGTCGCGCAGGTGACGGGATTGAAGCCCGGCGATTTCGTGCACTCGTTCGGCGATACGCATCTCTACTCCAACCACCTCGAGCAGGCGCGGCTGCAACTGACGCGGCCGACGCGTCAATTGCCGGTCATGAAGATCAATCCGGACGTGAAGGATATCTTTGCATTCCGGTACGAGGATTTTGCTCTCGAGGCCTACGATCCGCACCCGCACATCAAGGCCGAAGTCGCCGTATGA
- a CDS encoding GNAT family N-acetyltransferase — MSLLIRRARPGEAGLVLSFVRELAEYEKLLHEMEATEADIDAALFGANPRLFCEIAEWDGMPAGFAVWFVNFSTFSGRSGIYLEDLFVRPALRGKGIGKALLVHLARECVANGWSRLQWSVLDWNTPSIEFYKSLGAELMDEWTICRVGGPDLTALAQGTR; from the coding sequence ATGTCCCTTCTGATCCGCCGCGCGCGGCCGGGCGAAGCGGGACTCGTCCTGTCCTTTGTTCGCGAACTCGCCGAATACGAAAAGCTGCTTCACGAAATGGAGGCGACGGAGGCCGACATCGATGCGGCGCTGTTCGGCGCCAATCCGCGATTGTTCTGCGAGATCGCCGAATGGGACGGGATGCCTGCCGGCTTCGCGGTCTGGTTCGTCAATTTCTCGACCTTCAGCGGCCGCTCCGGGATCTATCTGGAAGACCTGTTCGTTCGCCCCGCACTGCGCGGCAAGGGTATCGGCAAGGCGCTGCTGGTGCATCTCGCAAGGGAATGCGTGGCAAACGGCTGGTCGCGTTTGCAATGGTCGGTGCTCGACTGGAACACGCCGTCGATCGAATTCTACAAATCGCTCGGCGCCGAACTGATGGACGAGTGGACGATTTGCCGGGTCGGCGGTCCTGATCTGACGGCGCTGGCGCAAGGGACGCGGTAA
- a CDS encoding dihydrofolate reductase — protein MEIVLIVAVAENGVIGASGAMPWRLKSDMARFKALTTGRPVVMGRKTFVTIGRPLPGRTNIVVTRDVGFRAGGVVVANSFADARAIATGDALRRFATEIAVIGGAEIYAQWMEDADRLEITEVHARPDGDTRFPPVDPTAWEEVARVRNPAGPHDSADFSYVTFRRRGKR, from the coding sequence ATGGAAATCGTTCTCATCGTGGCAGTCGCCGAGAACGGCGTGATCGGGGCCAGCGGCGCCATGCCGTGGCGGCTGAAGTCCGACATGGCGCGCTTCAAGGCGCTGACAACGGGAAGGCCTGTGGTGATGGGGCGCAAGACCTTCGTCACGATCGGCCGGCCGCTTCCCGGACGGACCAATATCGTCGTCACCCGCGACGTGGGCTTTCGCGCCGGCGGCGTTGTGGTCGCCAACTCCTTCGCGGATGCGAGGGCGATCGCCACCGGCGATGCGCTGCGACGTTTCGCCACTGAGATCGCTGTGATCGGCGGCGCGGAAATCTATGCCCAGTGGATGGAGGACGCCGATCGCCTCGAGATTACCGAGGTGCACGCCCGGCCCGATGGCGACACGCGTTTCCCACCCGTCGATCCAACCGCATGGGAAGAGGTGGCGCGCGTGCGGAATCCGGCCGGGCCGCACGACAGTGCCGATTTCTCCTATGTGACATTTCGCCGGCGCGGGAAGCGCTAA
- the hflK gene encoding FtsH protease activity modulator HflK — protein MPWKNQGGGPWGQGPKGPWGGGPQSVGPRPPDLEDLLRRGQDKLQQLLPGGHFSGMGIALVLVGALAIWGLSGFFRVQSEELGVVLRFGKHVRTVQPGLNYHLPYPIEAVLLPKALRVSTLSIGMSLIDDPARRGRTMRDVPEESLMLTGDENIVDVDFTVLWRIKPDGVGNFLFNIQNPEGTVKAVAESAMREVIGRSQIQPILTGARNTTEQAVQELMQKTLDTYGSGVQITQVQMQKVDPPAQVIDAFRDVQAARADFERLQNEAQSYANRVVPDARGRAAQILQVAEGYKEQAVAEAKGQSARFTKVYDEYKKAPDVTRQRIYLETMERILGGSEKLVYDGGNSGQGQGLVPYLPLSELTPRRPAPTAGQQQTGGTR, from the coding sequence ATGCCGTGGAAGAATCAAGGCGGGGGCCCCTGGGGCCAGGGTCCCAAAGGACCATGGGGCGGCGGTCCGCAATCGGTCGGGCCAAGGCCCCCCGATCTGGAGGACCTCCTGCGGCGCGGCCAGGACAAGCTGCAGCAGCTTCTGCCCGGCGGGCATTTCAGCGGCATGGGCATCGCGCTGGTGCTGGTTGGCGCGCTGGCGATCTGGGGGTTGTCCGGATTCTTCCGCGTGCAGTCGGAAGAGCTCGGCGTCGTGCTGCGCTTCGGCAAGCACGTGCGCACCGTTCAGCCCGGCCTGAACTATCATCTGCCCTATCCGATCGAGGCCGTGCTGCTTCCGAAGGCGTTGCGCGTCTCCACCCTCTCGATCGGCATGTCGCTGATCGACGATCCGGCACGGCGCGGCCGCACCATGCGGGACGTGCCGGAAGAAAGCCTTATGCTGACCGGCGACGAAAACATCGTCGACGTCGACTTTACCGTGTTGTGGCGGATCAAGCCCGACGGCGTCGGCAATTTCCTGTTCAACATCCAAAACCCCGAAGGCACCGTGAAGGCAGTGGCCGAAAGCGCGATGCGCGAGGTGATCGGGCGTTCGCAGATCCAGCCGATCCTCACCGGCGCCCGCAATACGACCGAGCAGGCGGTCCAGGAACTGATGCAGAAGACGCTGGATACCTACGGCTCCGGCGTGCAGATCACGCAGGTGCAGATGCAGAAGGTCGACCCGCCCGCGCAGGTCATCGACGCGTTCCGCGACGTGCAGGCCGCGCGTGCCGACTTCGAGCGGCTGCAGAACGAGGCGCAGAGCTATGCCAACCGCGTCGTTCCCGACGCGCGCGGACGCGCCGCGCAGATCCTGCAGGTCGCCGAAGGTTACAAGGAACAGGCGGTCGCCGAGGCCAAGGGCCAGAGCGCGCGCTTCACGAAAGTCTACGACGAATACAAGAAGGCGCCTGACGTGACGCGGCAGCGAATTTACCTGGAGACGATGGAGCGGATTCTCGGCGGGTCCGAGAAGCTGGTCTATGACGGCGGCAACTCCGGACAAGGCCAAGGCCTCGTGCCGTATCTGCCGCTCAGCGAATTGACGCCGCGCCGTCCGGCGCCGACGGCTGGCCAGCAGCAGACCGGAGGCACCCGATGA
- a CDS encoding protease modulator HflC, whose translation MRSPVAGIVTLILLFLAAIVGYSSIFTVSQTEQALVVRLGRPVDVVSEPGLNFKAPFIDTVISIDKRILDLENPSQEVIASDQKRLVVDAFARYRIKNPLRFYQSIGSIQAANIQLTTLLNAALRRVLGEVTFINVVRDEREGLMTRIREQLDREADQYGIQVVDVRIRRADLPEQNSQAVYKRMQTEREREAQEFRAQGGQKSQEIRSKADREATVIVAEANSTAEQTRGVGDAERNRLFAEAYGRDPDFFAFYRSMSAYETGLRSNDTRFLLRPDSEFFRFFANPSGHPPAAAAPKP comes from the coding sequence ATGAGGTCTCCCGTTGCAGGTATTGTCACCCTGATCCTGCTGTTTCTCGCGGCGATCGTGGGCTACAGCTCGATCTTCACGGTGTCGCAGACCGAACAGGCGCTCGTGGTTCGGCTCGGCCGGCCGGTCGACGTCGTGTCGGAGCCGGGCCTTAACTTCAAGGCGCCGTTCATCGACACCGTCATCAGCATCGACAAGCGCATCCTCGATCTGGAAAATCCGTCGCAGGAAGTCATCGCTTCCGACCAGAAGCGGCTCGTCGTCGACGCCTTCGCCCGCTACCGGATCAAGAACCCGTTGCGCTTCTATCAGAGCATCGGCTCGATCCAGGCCGCCAACATCCAGCTCACCACGCTCTTGAACGCGGCGCTGCGCCGCGTGCTGGGCGAGGTCACCTTCATCAATGTGGTGCGCGACGAGCGCGAGGGCCTGATGACGCGCATCCGCGAGCAGCTCGACCGGGAGGCCGATCAGTACGGCATCCAGGTGGTCGACGTGCGTATCCGCCGCGCCGATCTGCCGGAACAGAACAGCCAGGCGGTCTACAAGCGCATGCAGACCGAACGTGAGCGCGAGGCCCAGGAATTCCGCGCCCAGGGCGGCCAGAAATCGCAGGAGATCCGCTCCAAGGCCGATCGCGAGGCGACCGTCATCGTTGCGGAGGCCAATTCGACCGCCGAGCAGACCCGCGGTGTCGGCGACGCCGAACGCAACCGTCTGTTCGCCGAGGCCTATGGCAGGGATCCGGATTTCTTCGCCTTCTACCGTTCGATGTCGGCCTACGAGACCGGGCTCCGTTCCAACGACACCCGCTTCCTGCTGCGGCCGGATTCCGAGTTCTTCCGCTTCTTCGCCAATCCGTCGGGCCATCCGCCGGCGGCTGCGGCACCGAAGCCTTAA
- a CDS encoding DUF2065 domain-containing protein, translating to MRSIAFTDFLIGVGILFVLEGLMFAASPAWMRRAMKSALATPDNVLRIVGIVSAVVGLVLIWFVRR from the coding sequence ATGAGGTCCATAGCGTTCACCGACTTCCTCATCGGTGTGGGTATCCTCTTTGTGCTCGAAGGCCTGATGTTCGCCGCCAGTCCGGCCTGGATGCGCCGGGCGATGAAGAGCGCGCTGGCAACGCCGGACAATGTCCTGCGGATCGTCGGCATCGTTTCGGCGGTCGTGGGTCTGGTGCTGATCTGGTTTGTGCGGCGGTAG